The Musa acuminata AAA Group cultivar baxijiao chromosome BXJ2-2, Cavendish_Baxijiao_AAA, whole genome shotgun sequence genome contains the following window.
AGCAGAGGGTGGATGAATCATGGCGAAGTGGAACTTCGAAGAACGTCTTCTTAGTTGAATCTGAACCTTTAAGGCAGCATTGGGCCTAGAAAACCAGAACCCAACCCGAAGTCATTGTTATTCTGATAACCATATTTGTTTTCTGATCCTACTGCTTTGATGAACCCCACCAAGCAAGCAAATGCATCCAATAAATCCCAGCTGAGTGAGTCCAACCCGAATTGCAACCTTCGACAGCCAATGATATCATCGAATTCCCTAACGAGGAACATGAAATCAAGCAGAGCATCTCTGTATATTTATATAAATCCTATCCTCACCATGTCAGATCATTAAATTAAAAGGGTTGGGTCGATGAATAAAGGAGGGAAGCCGAATGAATTGATATGGTCACATCATGCTTTGATTCCATCTCCCACCAACTCTTTCTCCTTGTTCGTCGTGCCTGCCTCTGATGGCGATAGGTTACACGGTGGGTTGCATAGTTTACTGCTCCCGGTGGTAGTACCGACGCACCATTAAAGAACGCCATTATGGCCGGGAAGGCTATCCCTGCCACAATATCCTATAACTTGCTTTCCTTGTAATGGGAAGATATGGATGTCGCTGTCGTCGTCACTTGTCAGGGCCGCTTTGAATCCATGCACGCTGTGATGCTCACGGtcaacaccaccaccaccttctcgTCGTGTTCTGGTTTTTTTGCAGCGGCAACCGGTGTTCATGGTGTGTGATGCTTGCAATGGCAACAAAAGCTTCTCCTGTTTTGAGTTCTACCTTGCAGAAGCAACCAGTGTCGTTGCAGCAATAAAGAAACTGATTCCATGGCCATGCTCTAGAATTTGCGTGCAAGCAGGCACTGACTACGACAAGAAGACTCGCATGCAAGCCAAGATGAAGCAACTGATGTCACAGCCATCTCGGTCAGCTGTACTTCGTGGACTCCGCAGGAGCTCCGGGTTACTTGAGCACCCCGGGCTTCAGTCTTCGTTCTTCACTTATCAGGTGACAAACCACAGAGAGAGCACAAGTACAATTAGCTCAAACGAAGGATCCTAGTTGCATTACTTTATGCCTAATGCTCTCACCCAGGCAACAATATTTATGTGGAACATGAGTCGAAGCAGAATTGCCAAAGCGAGAAAGGGGTCAGGATCTTAACCTGACTCCAATTGTTTTTGTGCAGCAGTAGGTGGGACAACAGCTCTCGAGAAAGATGCTTTTGGTTAGGTTAATTCCACCAAAAGCAGGATGGCTTGATGCAGCCATTAGTATATTACTGGCCAAAGAGTTACAGCAAAGCACAGAGTGGGGAAAGCTAAAGGAGGGCATTCTTAATTGGGCGCCTAGCTCGAGTGCTGCCTTAAAGACATGGCCACCACATGCAGGTGGCTGGATCAAAGGTTATATTATCCCATTTCTAATCGTGTGGAACGGATTGGATATTAGATGAtaattttgtgtgtgtgtgtgcgtagggagagaaaattttgggaagaagatgaagatgacGACAGGAGGTTGGTGGGTTGGATTCTATAGAACGGACCTCACATGTGGCCCCCCAATGGTCTATGGTACATTACAATCATAGAGTTGGGGCGATGCCACCATTAAATATCGTGCACTGTGAAAGCTCATCCACATTTACTTAGCATCGCTAACAGCTCTGTTCTTCTCTACTTTCACTCTCTCTTTGCTCTCCTttgcccccccacccccccacctCCTTCTCTCTCTTCGATCCGTCGTCGTCCTCATCGTAGCGTGCTGGAAAACGCACACAACCATCCAAAACAACATAGCTTTGCAGCATGGATAAGTTGTTGATCATATGGCTGGCAGCATCAGTTATCGTGGTGACCGTGTTCCTCTGCAAGAGTCGGAAGCTGAAGAGGAGAACGAGAGCTGCTCGTCTCCCCAAAGGAGCCCTCGGCTGGCCTCTTATCGGAGAGACGCTCGAGTTCGTGTCCTGCGCCTACTCGCCTCGCCCGGAGAGCTTCATGGACAAGCGCCGTCTCGTGTACGTAGATGTGTTACCAGCTCATGCATGCTTGTGTGATCATGATCTTGTGAGGTAGGGTTTATGCCATGAACGAATCTTTTAGGTATGGGAAGGTGTTCAAGTCGCATATCTTCGGAAGTTCAACGATCGTGTCAACCGATGCAGAAGTCAGTCGGTTCATCCTGCAAAGTGACGAGAAGTCCTTCGTGCCATGGTATCCCAAATCGCTCACGGAGCTGATGGGAAAGTCCTCCATTCTGATGATCAACGGGAGCCTCCAAAAACGAGTTCATGGCCTCATCGGCGCCTTCCTGAAGTCCGGCCACCTCAAGAGTCAAGTCACCAAAGACATGCAGCGCTACGTGCAGGAGACCATGAGCAATTGGAAGGATGGGCACCTCATCCACCTCCAAGATGAGGCCAAACTAGTGAGTCCCTCACGACCTTCCTCCTCTGATCTCTTCCCCTCATCCCAAGGCAGGCAACTGTGACTGATGCACACGTGCGTTAGACCCCATGCAAAGCCTGGCCGGCAGGAGGGAATTTAATGACCTTGAGTCGGGTTTGACTGTGTCCCAACCTTTTCATGTCACCATTTACTTTGTGTGGCAATAGCAGTTACACATTCACCAAACAATTTCTCTCATGCTGCCTAATCTTAAGCAGATTGTTTTCCAAATCCTggtgaaaggattgattgggttGGAGCCAGGAGAGGAAATGCACATCTTAAAGCAACAATTCCAGGAATTTATTGCTGGTTTGATGTCTTTGCCAGTGAAGCTACCGGGAAGTAGACTTTATAGATCGCTGCAGGCAAGTCTGGCTCTATGTTTCAGCTAGCTAACTTGATGGCAAACCTGCAACTTCGATTCATAATGACTTACTAGTGAACAGTTCAACCCAGGCAAAGAAGAAGATGGTGATGCTGATCCAGAGGACCATCCAAGAGAAGAGAATGAGCGAACCTCGGTGCCCTCCACGGGACGTGGTGGATGTTCTGCTGAATGACAGCAACGATCAGTTGCCCGACGACCTCATATCGGACAATATGATCGATCTGATGATACCAGCGGAGGACTCGGTGCCGGTTCTTCTGACGCTTGCAGCCAAGTACCTCAGCGACTGCCCTCTTGCTCTCCAGCAACTGGAGGTACCAAACCACATGCTCCTTAATCCTTCATGCACGGTTTAAGATCCGGATTCATCTAGTATTTCTCGGATTAAGCCGTGCCATACATCatctccgaatgggttgatcaacGTTTTCTCAACCCAAACTAATGGATTCCTCTCATAATCTCAGGAAGAGAACATGCAATTGAAGAAGAGCAAATCTCTCCTCGGGGAGACACTGCAGTGGACCGACTACATGTCCTTGTCCTTCACACAAGATGTAAGTTTGACAGTTAAAACTGAGGACATCGATGTGCAGTAAAAAAGCATCAtgcgtacatgtatatatacacaaacatatatatacatacatacttaCTTACTTACTGAGACTAACATGGTAGTACTCGATATAGGTCATAACAGAGACGCTGCGTATGGGGAACATAATTAGCGGCATCATGCGCAAGGCCATGAAAGATGTGGAGATCAAAGGGCACCTGATCCCCAAGGGATGGTGCGTGTTCGCCTACTTCCGATCGGTCCACCTCGACGACGACCTCTACGAGGAGGCCTACTGCTTCAATCCATGGAGATGGAAAGTAAAGTGActgcctccttcttcttcttcttcttcttcttctatttcttCTTCTCGTGCTCATTGAAACCCTACAGGGCAAGGACACGAGTACTTGTGGCTTTACTCCTTTCGGTGGTGGGCGAAGGCTGTGCCCGGGGCTGGATTTGGCCAGGCTGGAAGCTTCCATCTTTCTGCACCATTTGGTTACTGGCTTCACGTACGTATCTGCTGCCATCAATACATGCAACTTCTCCTAGTTTGTGATTCCATTTATAGCGGTCACTGGTACACAAAGCATGCATCTTCTTTAGACATTGTCACAACGTGGTTCCAAGATGAAGACTGAATGGTGTATTACACACCAGTGCTCTAACATTTACTGCAGCACACACGTGCTGTAGTGCCACTTTAAGGCACCATGGTTGATGCAACCTGCACTTGGCTGCTGTGCCCACAGATGGGTGGCTGAGGAGGACCAGATCGTGAACTTCCCCACGGTGAGGATGAAGAGAAGGATGCCCATCATAGTGAGGAGGAAGAACTGAGAGAGGCTGGCTGGTTGCAGTCACAACACATGTTGACACAAAAGAAACAATTAGGGTTAGAGCAATGTGTTGTGTGTCTCGACCACTACTGCATATGCTCTTAGAAGCTCACAATGTACACAGAAAGACCCAGCAGTGAAATTGGTTAGAGAAGGTCCTTGTGTATTTTGTGCATGGCATATCAGTCCATGGCAGAGAGATGGCAGTGTACAAGTgctataaataaaattttccttCTTTTTAGGAAAAAGGTTGAATGAGATAAAACAAGGTCCACACCTCCCAAGAAAAGAATTCAATGTGGTGGAGAGATTAAAAGTGAGTTACGAGTTCTGAAGTTTGACCACAGCAGCTTTGTGGCAGAGAAGACTTTGGAGTTGAGGGAGCATGCAGGACCTGGAGAAATTTATCATCGAGCCTAGAAAAGCTGCTTTAGCTGCAGTGGCGGGATCCGTCTCTGTGGCCTGTTTCTGCAGTTGTTGCCCTTTTGAGAGAGAAAAATGCGCTGAAGTGGGGCTGATTTCCTGCAGTGAGGATTTTGGAAAGGCATGTTCACTGAGACAGTTTGGATGGACAAGTAGTTCAAGTGTGCAACACAGGTATGTTCTCATCGTGAGTACTGTGTGTGTGACAATGAATAATGCAAATGTGGTGGTATAGAGAAAAAAATGAATTGAAACACTGAATGCAGCAACTTGTGTGAAAGGCAGTAGGAAAATTTTTTGGGCGAACCAAAATCCATAACTACATGGTTATATTGCATCAATAAACAACAACAAGAGCCGAGGAAGTTGCTCAAATTTAAATCTAGCATATCATGGATTACTTGACATTCtcatctttcttctttttgtgtGTGACTGAGTTGCAACACTAATCAAAATAGAATACTCAAGCAAGTATATGCTTATTCAACTTACACTTTAGGGTGGAAGATGAATATTCCATCAAAGGAACAAGAAAGTAAAAGCAGGTGCTCTCTTTTGAGCTTTATGTCCATTTTATTTAATTGCAACCCACAGCTTAAAACACTTGTTAGTCACCCTAAATTGGTTGTTTCCAAGTAGTTAACCTATTACAAGCATACAAACCAAAACATAcaagcaatacatcacatcatttatgatgataaaaaggCTGCTAAACATTAAAGCTTAGGCCGACAAAGTTGGACCATACATATGTCTCCACCAAATAGAATTTGGTTTCTCTGACTTCATTGATCACTAGGTTGTACAAAGTTCTAAATAAGTTGTAGACAACCTAGACCTATACAAATCAGGACTATTGAACCACAAGCCACATCAAAAAGCCTACATTTGGTTCAGAGTAGAGCTCAATGTAAGCTTACAACTTGCCAGTTTACTCCTTTTTTCTCATAAGGAAAATAAAAAGACAAGCGAAGCTTTCATAGCACAGTTACACAAGAaacattttgaatgataaaacttGTTTATGAGCAGCTTAAGCTCGAACAGAAGCCATCATGAAGAAGTGGTGCATAAGAGTCACCACCTTCAACATCCCACTTATGAGCATCCAATTTATGATGGTTACGATAAATTGTATCTATAATGCTAATCCTAAGTCCCAAGAAACGTATCTTATATGATGCGAAGATTCATCAGATTCATCCCCTTAAGAGTATATTGTTTGTTATAGTCGTTAGAGGGATAAACTTAGACACAATATGTAATATCCCCCAAAACCACAGTTAGAATACCCTCGTTCATCTGAATGAAAATCTAACATAACCTAGAGAGACAAAGGAAATCTTATTTGTTATCTGATTTATCTGATTCATTTTCAGCCGTACTCGTGATGCTTCCTACAGTTCTTGCCAGTCTAAGAGGCTAATCTACTTGGGGCACACTCTCTTTCATAGCAGTGCCAATAATGCTAGGTTTTACATTAGCAAGGACTGCACAATCAATAAAAGGTTCTTTCAGGCATACAAAAAATGATATTCTCCTATACTTGGTCCATCCTTTAGCCTGCCATAAGTGTGGATAAAGGTGTGACCTGTCCCTCCAATGTGATAGAAGTCATGTGGGCAGAACAGAAGTCATACGACTCCATGAAGTATAACATGAGGGATATGCAATCATATCAAGCACACATGAATAAGAGAGTTCATGGTGGAAACCTAGTTCAGAGAAGAAAAGGCAAACGGGAATATGACCAGATAGAATTTGAAACACACTAGATCTTGACAGAGCTCATGAATTAATCACTTCAGCATAATAGAGAACCATAATAACTCCACATGCAACACATAAACCAAGGTTCTGAGAAAAAGTCTACGAGTTTGTCATCTCGTTGCCAATATCAGGACAGAAACAACTGCTTAGCTGAGTAGTTTCAGATTTGGATTCTAAAATAAGACATATTTCCCCTAAAAAATTGAATTAAGCAACAGGCTCAGGTATCTCTCTGAGTAATCAAATTTTCTCAAAAAGTATGCTGCTTACTAGCCTTAATCTGGTATCTAATGTCAAAGTTATACCTGGTTAAGATGTAAAATCAGCAAATAAAATGATCGAAAAGCATCACTCTACTATGAAGTTTGTGCTGCACTCTCTAGCCTCTAACTAAAGCACTCAAATGTAGTTAGGTTAGACTCAACCACTTGACTTGATGTTTGTGAAAGAAGCAATCATTGACCAACAGAAATTGTGGTATTCTGTAAGGGAAATGGTGTCTCAATCACTTATCATAGAGGATATTTCACACTAAGAACTGATAGATGGGAACAACCAACCGACCATGCTGTCAGATGATAAAAGCTGCAAATTACAATGTTCCTTATGAGGTAAAGCTCAAGACCACCAAATCACCATGTACCTAAAAGTGACAAGAAACTAAGGGGAACAAGTGCCTAAGGAGTAGTGCTCAATCAGTTTGATTTAAATCTATATTGGCCTAACCAAGAATATATAACATGGACTTTGCAAAAAGTATCAGTTGCATTTCTCCATAGTTGCTGATTCATCATTATCAGCTAATTGCTAGTATAAAAACAAACAATAAATTCTAGGACCACAAGGAAACAGCACAAGTGGATTCTAAATATTTCTGAGCATTGATTTATGTGATAGAGCCTGTGCAACAACCAAAGAAACCGGTTATGCTTTATGTGACAGAGAAAGGCACCTAACCGGGAATAAATCATTCTACCTGGAGAACAAACCAACAACTAAGCAATTACTTGATAAGAATTATCTAGTAAAGCATGTCAAGAAGGTATGTTTAGAATAAATCTTAAGAGTAGAACTACAGGATAGAGTatgtgattaaaaaataaaatctgaGAACCAAATATCACTCCGAAAGTTATATCAATATATAACTCCTTAGCTAAGTGACAAGAAATACTGCTTGAATTTTTAATTTTGTTGGCCTGCTGTAAAGTACCTCATCAGACTCCATTAATAAGTCTCAACTACAGCACTAGCAGCAAAAATTTTCTGCATAGCACATCTAAGATCTTCAGGCAATCCATCTAATTACCGAGTGTCATAAAGCTAATTCCCCTTTGTTAATGCCTAATAGATGAGATTCAATAACCAGTTAAAGATAATCAAACAAACTAGCATAACATTTGTTATCTATTAAATTTTGTACTTACAGTTGGGATAAAAGGACAGACGGTCTTTTATACCTTTGTTATTGGTGCCAATTTTTAATTTCAACCTGTACCTGATGCATCTTATAATAAGAATGTCATCATCTAATACAGAATTGAGAAACTTTCCAGATAGGACAATCACTGCATTTAGCTTTCATCCTTGTGGGATATGACCAAAAGTTATTTCCAGTCCAATTTTCACTTCCAAATGTGTCATGATTATAAACTCCTGATTAGCGTTTAAATTGCAATCTGAAAGAGCCCTTTTGACCAGCTCAGAACATTCACAGGCCTATTTGTGTATGGCATGTATTATAATACATATAATAGCCAAGGATTAAGCCATTTACTATCCCCAAACTAGTATTTTCAACTAAAAAATGTGATGCCAATTAAGATAGTGGCAGACATCATGCCAACCGTGTCAAAGATATCAACATATGACTCAACCACGAACTTTTGGTTTGGTCGATATCAACATATGACATAGCCACCAACTTTTACTTGTTATCAGCCAGCAACATACAAATTGTGCTATATGAAAAAAGTATCGAGATACCGTCATGTCATGAAACATCAAGTCTTACTTTTAATaccaaaattcttttttttaatgaaataaacTAGAACATAACTTATATTATATTGTATATAGAGCAATATAAATTGGCTACCATCTTATCAAGATAAGCTTATATATTTCATTTCTGATAATAATCACATTGCAGATTTATGAACAACAATCACATTAACCTGAATTTCAAATATGACCTTCTATATGTGAAAAAACAATTTCTAAAATGTGTTACCAAAAACCTTCAAGAATCAGATTgcagtttttttttccttcattgaGAAAAAAGATTGTAGCACACCTAGAGAATTTTTTGGAACATGGGAATAAATGACATATTCAGCTGGTAGTTACTGTATATGGAATCCTTCTGGAAAATAGTAAACTGATGGATTTAGTTGGGCTTACAGTGAATTTGTACCTCGTTTGTTAATGGGATGAAGATAATTACTTTTTAAAAAAAGATCCATATATGTCAACCAATGAATCATATTTCCATGTTCCTATAAGCAGATGATTGACTTGGGAACCACAAGATGGTTAAAAGAGATGATGCTTCAGACAACAGCAATTAAATACATCGATGAGACAAAAGGAAAAGAGTGTAGAAACAAACCTGAAAACAGAGGTGGTGCACATTGCCATTTTAGCAAATTTAGGACAGACTTTCTTCCAAGTTTCCTGTAATAGGTTAATAAGAGACTTAGTGAATCTTCTATTAGTCACAGTAAAGAAGGTAAATGTTGTGTTTTCAGAcccaactcttacaactgttagtaGACAGACACAAAAAAGAAGGGGGTTACAAGTATAATATTCTTCGAATGGAGAGATTTATAGTATTTCACCAAGGAAGATGAACACAAACCGACAGAACCATACAGGCAGCAATTAATTTAGGGTCCTGATCTAAATGTTGTCAGGACCTAACCCCTTTCTGATTGATTTGTATTACCACATTAATTTTGCTGAGACAACAATTTGTCGATAGCCGTTGTATGTTCTAGCCAAAACTCTTTTTGGTGCCCATGACCAGAAATACTATTTAATCAGTTTTCCATTTAGATACTGACGGTTGCCAAATTCCAATACTTGGAGTCCGCATTCCAAGCCAAATCCTAAAGAAACCAACGTGTTTTCTATACTTTGGCTTTTAAGAAACATCGACTCGGCAATAAATCATGCTTCCCAGAACATATGGATGCTTTCTACACAGTCCTAGGTAAACAGAGGAATGTTCTCTACAGCTTAAATAGAAACGAGAAGAACAGAATTTTGCACGTAATACTGAAGGGGTCTTATCAAACAATCCAGATCACCATAACCACTTAACTAGAACAACATGAAGTAGAATTATACAGGCTGCTCATGACACATTTAGATTTCCAAAGATTTTAGAACACCGAGCACACTAGCTGGATTAGAAATTTAGATCCATCATGAAGTCATTCAATATCTTGCAGTGGTAGAAAAAACAAAGTTCAACTCTTGACTATCGTAAGTATCAAACTCAGATCGTTTTTGTAGCCTTAACAAGGAATATCTAGAAAGCATTAATGAAATCAGCAGGAACAACAAAAGTCATGAGGACTGAGTCATTCTACCTCATGCACGCAATAGAGATCATTAATTCAACTTCTTTAATGAAGATTTACCTAAATGCTGATATTGCAGACGCACGAACGCTCGTAAGCTCTTCTGGCGGATAAGGTAACAGAGAAGTAGATGTTACCAGGCGCATGTGACTATAACAGTACAAATAAATAGATCGGTCTAGAATATTAGGGAATGTTTTGGGTAGCATATCCATTTAAAGAAAGAAATTTGGATAAACTTGGGAAGAACGAAGGGAGAAGACTATCAAATTGATGGAGTGTTAAAGGTGATGGATCGAATCTATGAAATAAAGCGGAAGATAGACAAAGAAGAACGGAGAATGGGATACCTCCACCGAAGAGACCGGCGAGGGAGATGACGGGCTGGCGGCGGGTAAGAGGACTTAGCGGCGGAGGCTGCGAGGGTGAAGACGTTCTGGCGGCAGGACCACCAGGAGGGAAAAACGGTGGCGGCGGCGCCGCCAGCGCGGAGGAACTACTTCTCGGTCTTGATCTGCTGCTGCCGCCACAAGGAGAAACTCTTCCCACGATCTCTACGCTCTTCAAACTGCGTCGGGCTCTGGGCTCTGCTGCTGATGGTCAGCACGGATCTCGTCGCACCATCAAGTGCATGCACGAACCTGAATGTCGAGATGCGGTGCACACCAAAGAAGATGACCAAAACTCGCGCGCCGCGGGACCCACTTTCGGGCCATGGTAGGCCGCCAATCACAGCGCAGGTAAGCTAGTGTAGGCCGTCCCCTGCCTCATCGATTGATTTAAGGGCATCATTGCCTCCCGCTTTATTATAGAGCAACAAGGCCAGTGCACTTAGCAACTTATAAAGTACTCGTAAGTATGGCACAATATTCCTCAAACAATAATAAAATCACTAATGGCATACACAA
Protein-coding sequences here:
- the LOC135605997 gene encoding cytochrome P450 90D2-like isoform X2; amino-acid sequence: MDKLLIIWLAASVIVVTVFLCKSRKLKRRTRAARLPKGALGWPLIGETLEFVSCAYSPRPESFMDKRRLVYGKVFKSHIFGSSTIVSTDAEVSRFILQSDEKSFVPWYPKSLTELMGKSSILMINGSLQKRVHGLIGAFLKSGHLKSQVTKDMQRYVQETMSNWKDGHLIHLQDEAKLIVFQILVKGLIGLEPGEEMHILKQQFQEFIAGLMSLPVKLPGSRLYRSLQAKKKMVMLIQRTIQEKRMSEPRCPPRDVVDVLLNDSNDQLPDDLISDNMIDLMIPAEDSVPVLLTLAAKYLSDCPLALQQLEEENMQLKKSKSLLGETLQWTDYMSLSFTQDVITETLRMGNIISGIMRKAMKDVEIKGHLIPKGWCVFAYFRSVHLDDDLYEEAYCFNPWRWKGKDTSTCGFTPFGGGRRLCPGLDLARLEASIFLHHLVTGFTALTFTAAHTCCSATLRHHG
- the LOC135605997 gene encoding cytochrome P450 90D2-like isoform X1 — protein: MDKLLIIWLAASVIVVTVFLCKSRKLKRRTRAARLPKGALGWPLIGETLEFVSCAYSPRPESFMDKRRLVYGKVFKSHIFGSSTIVSTDAEVSRFILQSDEKSFVPWYPKSLTELMGKSSILMINGSLQKRVHGLIGAFLKSGHLKSQVTKDMQRYVQETMSNWKDGHLIHLQDEAKLIVFQILVKGLIGLEPGEEMHILKQQFQEFIAGLMSLPVKLPGSRLYRSLQAKKKMVMLIQRTIQEKRMSEPRCPPRDVVDVLLNDSNDQLPDDLISDNMIDLMIPAEDSVPVLLTLAAKYLSDCPLALQQLEEENMQLKKSKSLLGETLQWTDYMSLSFTQDVITETLRMGNIISGIMRKAMKDVEIKGHLIPKGWCVFAYFRSVHLDDDLYEEAYCFNPWRWKGKDTSTCGFTPFGGGRRLCPGLDLARLEASIFLHHLVTGFTWVAEEDQIVNFPTVRMKRRMPIIVRRKN